The Psychrosphaera ytuae genome includes a region encoding these proteins:
- a CDS encoding TIGR03546 family protein, producing the protein MLTLLAKILGALSSDTRPLQLSLAFGFAFLIGFNGFLSLVGLAVIALLFIVRVNLSIFLAMSAVFGVLSLLLSPLTAGLGKSLLTEPTWAEMWTSLYNTYWFRVFELNNTLELGAAVFSLFAFVPVVVVAHWLVLKYRKVFMDWVSRFKVVQTLKASKFYRIYEAVHG; encoded by the coding sequence GTGCTTACATTATTAGCGAAAATATTAGGAGCATTGAGCTCTGACACTCGACCACTGCAACTCTCGTTGGCGTTTGGGTTTGCGTTTTTAATTGGGTTTAATGGCTTCTTGTCCTTGGTTGGTCTTGCCGTTATTGCTCTGTTGTTTATTGTACGAGTTAACCTATCTATTTTTCTCGCTATGTCTGCGGTGTTTGGCGTGCTGTCTTTGCTGTTATCGCCACTAACTGCTGGCTTAGGTAAGTCACTATTAACTGAACCTACATGGGCAGAGATGTGGACCTCTTTATACAACACCTACTGGTTCAGAGTGTTTGAGCTTAACAATACCTTAGAGTTAGGAGCTGCGGTATTTTCTTTATTTGCTTTTGTGCCTGTCGTTGTTGTTGCCCATTGGCTTGTCCTCAAATATAGAAAAGTATTTATGGACTGGGTGAGTAGGTTTAAGGTCGTACAGACGCTTAAAGCATCGAAGTTTTACCGTATTTATGAAGCTGTTCACGGTTAA